One part of the Nitrosophilus kaiyonis genome encodes these proteins:
- the trxC gene encoding thioredoxin TrxC, with the protein MAYIYIVCPNCLSVNKLPKKDHYNKAKCGKCGFNLLDTHPIELDPNSFDIHIKRNDIPVVVDFWAPWCGPCQMMAPAFEEAAKNFPLKARFAKVNTEQFPQLAATYGIRGIPTMIIFKDGVEIDRVSGALNSAQITQWVGQYI; encoded by the coding sequence ATGGCTTATATTTATATAGTTTGTCCTAATTGTTTAAGTGTTAATAAATTGCCTAAAAAAGATCATTATAATAAAGCAAAATGTGGCAAATGTGGGTTTAATCTATTAGATACACATCCTATTGAACTTGATCCTAACTCATTTGATATTCATATAAAAAGAAATGATATACCTGTAGTTGTTGATTTCTGGGCGCCTTGGTGTGGGCCTTGTCAAATGATGGCTCCAGCTTTTGAAGAAGCAGCAAAAAATTTTCCATTAAAAGCTAGATTCGCAAAAGTAAACACTGAGCAATTTCCACAACTTGCAGCAACTTATGGAATTAGAGGAATTCCAACAATGATTATTTTTAAAGATGGAGTTGAAATTGATAGAGTCTCTGGAGCATTAAATTCAGCTCAAATTACTCAATGGGTAGGGCAGTATATTTAG
- the pgaB gene encoding poly-beta-1,6-N-acetyl-D-glucosamine N-deacetylase PgaB, with protein MFKKILLFIFLIFSLNANDKFIVLCYHNIEDNPKDSDIMSITTDKFIQQLNWLSNHGYTPISIDDLIAAKNGEKKLPPKAVLLTFDDAYRKFYSRVYPILKAFKYPAVLAVVGKWMESKSNEKFLYGDKMKKRDLLLSWEEIKEMSDSGLVEIASHSYDLHHGVLANPQGNMEPAATTRIYNPKTKKYEDDESYFKRIEKDLKKSSDLIYQKIGKRPRVIVWPYGEYNKFTIKIAKRFGMKITFTLDDGSNNLDDLPAVKRILLYGNDSLNDFIWQVKNPDKKRIQRVVHIDLDYIYDDDPIQQEKNLGILLDRIKEYKISTVYLQAFADPDGDGVADALYFPNRHLPMRADLFNRVSWQLYTRCGVERIYAWMPVLAFDIKENKKLFVKAYDEKKRSSYIDKNAYKRLSPFNEKSRKIIKEIYEDLAKFTPIQGILFHDDAYFSDFEDANEEALNVYKSNGFPKSIEKIKEDKFLLKKWTSFKTDFLIDFTKEIENVVREYRPNIKTARNIYAQVVLNPKSEEWFAQNFEKFLYAYDYTAIMAMPYMEKAKNPKKWFELLIEKVKKYPIGLKKSVFELQSVDWRRNKKIDSKILANQMKLLQKNGVLNFGYYPDDFIKNHPDKKIIHSVISLNRYPFIRR; from the coding sequence ATGTTTAAAAAAATATTGCTTTTTATTTTTTTGATTTTTTCACTAAATGCTAACGATAAATTTATTGTTCTTTGTTATCACAATATCGAGGACAATCCAAAAGACTCAGATATTATGAGTATTACAACAGATAAATTTATACAGCAACTTAACTGGCTTAGCAATCATGGATATACGCCTATTAGCATAGATGATTTAATTGCTGCAAAAAATGGAGAAAAAAAACTTCCCCCAAAAGCTGTTTTATTAACTTTTGATGATGCATACAGAAAATTTTATTCAAGAGTATATCCTATATTAAAAGCTTTTAAATATCCAGCCGTTTTAGCAGTGGTGGGTAAATGGATGGAATCAAAAAGTAATGAAAAGTTTTTATATGGCGATAAGATGAAGAAAAGAGATTTACTTTTAAGTTGGGAAGAGATAAAAGAGATGAGTGATTCTGGATTAGTAGAGATTGCTTCACATAGCTATGATCTACATCATGGAGTTTTAGCAAATCCTCAAGGAAATATGGAACCAGCTGCTACCACAAGAATTTATAATCCAAAAACAAAAAAATATGAAGATGATGAAAGCTATTTTAAAAGAATAGAAAAAGATTTGAAAAAAAGTAGTGATCTTATTTATCAAAAAATTGGAAAAAGACCAAGAGTTATCGTTTGGCCATATGGTGAATATAATAAATTTACTATAAAAATAGCTAAAAGATTTGGAATGAAAATCACTTTTACATTAGATGATGGATCAAATAACTTAGATGATCTACCTGCAGTAAAAAGAATTCTTTTATATGGTAATGATTCATTAAATGATTTTATTTGGCAAGTGAAAAATCCAGATAAAAAAAGAATTCAAAGAGTAGTACATATTGATTTAGATTATATTTATGATGATGATCCTATACAGCAAGAGAAAAATTTAGGAATTTTGCTTGATAGAATTAAAGAGTATAAAATTTCTACAGTCTATCTTCAAGCATTTGCTGATCCTGATGGTGATGGGGTAGCTGATGCACTATATTTTCCAAATAGACATTTACCTATGAGGGCTGATCTTTTCAATAGAGTTTCTTGGCAATTATATACAAGATGTGGAGTTGAAAGAATATATGCATGGATGCCTGTTTTGGCTTTTGATATAAAAGAAAATAAAAAATTATTTGTAAAAGCCTATGATGAGAAAAAAAGAAGCAGTTATATTGATAAAAATGCATATAAAAGATTGTCTCCATTTAATGAAAAATCAAGAAAAATAATTAAAGAGATTTATGAGGATTTAGCAAAATTTACACCAATTCAAGGAATTCTTTTTCATGATGATGCATATTTTAGTGATTTTGAAGATGCAAATGAAGAAGCCTTAAATGTTTATAAATCAAATGGATTTCCAAAATCTATAGAAAAGATTAAAGAAGATAAGTTTTTATTAAAAAAATGGACATCATTTAAAACAGATTTTTTGATAGATTTTACAAAAGAGATAGAAAATGTTGTAAGAGAATATAGACCAAATATTAAAACTGCAAGAAATATATATGCTCAAGTTGTTTTAAATCCAAAGAGTGAAGAGTGGTTTGCTCAAAATTTTGAAAAATTTCTTTATGCTTATGATTACACTGCCATAATGGCTATGCCTTATATGGAAAAAGCAAAAAATCCAAAAAAATGGTTTGAACTATTGATAGAAAAAGTTAAAAAATATCCGATAGGACTTAAAAAAAGTGTTTTTGAACTGCAAAGCGTAGATTGGAGAAGAAATAAAAAAATTGATTCAAAAATTTTAGCTAATCAAATGAAATTACTACAAAAAAATGGAGTTTTAAATTTTGGTTACTATCCTGACGATTTCATAAAAAATCATCCAGATAAAAAAATTATTCATTCAGTAATATCTTTAAACAGATATCCATTTATTAGGAGATAA
- a CDS encoding c-type cytochrome yields MKKLALLGLAAATAVSLMAADGAALYKKCAGCHGVKGEKKALGKSAPIGGWDKAKVVEALKGYKAGSRNVYGMGGLMKGQVASYSDEDIDAVAEYISKLK; encoded by the coding sequence ATGAAAAAATTAGCATTATTAGGATTGGCAGCTGCAACAGCAGTTAGTTTAATGGCGGCAGATGGTGCAGCTTTATATAAAAAATGTGCAGGATGTCATGGCGTAAAAGGTGAGAAAAAAGCTCTTGGGAAATCAGCTCCAATTGGAGGATGGGATAAAGCAAAAGTTGTCGAAGCATTAAAAGGATATAAAGCTGGCTCAAGAAATGTATATGGAATGGGTGGTCTTATGAAAGGCCAAGTAGCTTCATATAGCGATGAAGATATTGATGCAGTAGCTGAATATATTTCAAAACTCAAATAA
- a CDS encoding cytochrome C: MKKVIAVIFTTMLGLSFVSTAAFADVAKGQKLYQKKLKKACGFTGAKFAAKHTQDEWEEIYESGKFKEEVHKICPKVKPESIKDKWVKHLFDFCYEYASDSGNVPSC; encoded by the coding sequence ATGAAAAAGGTTATCGCAGTAATATTTACAACAATGTTAGGACTTAGCTTTGTTAGCACAGCAGCATTTGCAGATGTTGCAAAAGGACAAAAGCTTTATCAAAAAAAGCTAAAGAAAGCTTGTGGATTTACTGGAGCAAAATTTGCTGCTAAACATACGCAAGATGAGTGGGAAGAGATATATGAATCTGGTAAATTTAAAGAAGAGGTTCATAAAATTTGTCCTAAGGTAAAACCAGAATCTATTAAAGATAAATGGGTTAAACATCTATTTGATTTTTGTTACGAATATGCAAGTGATAGTGGAAATGTTCCAAGCTGTTAA
- a CDS encoding c-type cytochrome, which translates to MKKLLLLIIPFIFLLVAIIFKQEKNKHIEIKSKNQKIEKKISKIDYNSPKFFENYVIDVMINGSDIFKYPSGPMDGGYVSKNEAEKIASYMATLQGLKPSHPEWVQEGAALFNGNCTGCHGVGGKGKKGYFPDLTRKPLLGIEMLKKSKGYH; encoded by the coding sequence ATGAAAAAACTTTTGTTGTTAATCATTCCTTTTATATTTTTATTAGTGGCTATTATCTTTAAACAGGAAAAAAATAAACATATAGAAATTAAATCAAAAAATCAAAAAATAGAAAAAAAGATTTCAAAAATAGACTATAATTCACCAAAATTTTTTGAAAATTATGTGATAGATGTTATGATTAATGGCTCAGATATTTTCAAATATCCATCAGGACCTATGGATGGCGGATATGTATCAAAAAATGAAGCAGAAAAGATAGCTTCATATATGGCAACTCTTCAAGGACTAAAACCATCTCATCCAGAATGGGTACAAGAAGGAGCTGCACTTTTTAATGGAAACTGTACAGGATGCCATGGAGTAGGAGGTAAAGGGAAAAAGGGATATTTTCCTGATCTTACAAGAAAGCCTCTTTTAGGAATTGAAATGTTAAAAAAATCTAAAGGCTATCACTAA
- the pgaA gene encoding poly-beta-1,6 N-acetyl-D-glucosamine export porin PgaA has protein sequence MKKLFFSFSIFFIFLNLSYSKILDYSYAIKHAKEGKIEIALKELKKLYKKYPNNKKLYFDYITILGWAGKYEEVIRLSKDKNFYNMPDYTLEIIAKSYRNLKDYKKAKKLYTLCLNKNPNNKNCRYGLILTYADAKESDKALKTLSEIKIKDYYYYFLKGYILESKRNFFDAFINYQKSYELNPNDKDTLIAIVRILDILGLPYLAENYINKNPKIFDKNIITRIKKDQIAFKIRWGELIHPNIKNRFKETDEALKKLNKLISSSKAKTLKEENPNILQARFDKLVALRDRYFMDEVIKEYKILKKEKISLPYYSLNAVGDAYLYKRKPEIAIKFYEKALEKNPKHFESKIGKFYCYVEMFKLKKAIKWIDSVDKNEPIWIKGKYENDYKLESTTSAALARYFADYMNEAQKRFERMNSIAPANVDIRSDKASVYKDRGWPRMAIDECDIALAYEKKHKNANLIKGLSLLDANRFKRSEKIINNLYRVYPEDLQVQRAKKLFNIYKNKNQLIIDSVIGSSSGGNIGNDHFYIESKLYSKPIDYYYRVYLIGFYSKSDVEEGTEKFKRVGLALEYKKRDNIGNIGFIKNKNIDKNGWFVDIKHYFNDIWIIFASYESYSKETPLRALKNGVYANRKDFILTYRANESRETNIEFERMDFNDSNNKNSFNISHYERLITGPFYKLNTTFSFSTAKYSKQDVIYFSPKKDRYIGVDIENIWHLYRRYSKAFSHVLGFSIGNYWQKDFGSSTVWSIRYEHRWEADDRFDLIYGLSRSKSYFDNDKEYDTSFYLTLDWRF, from the coding sequence ATGAAAAAATTATTTTTTTCTTTTTCTATTTTTTTTATTTTCTTAAATTTATCATATTCTAAAATATTAGATTATTCATATGCAATAAAACATGCAAAAGAAGGAAAAATTGAAATAGCTTTAAAAGAATTAAAAAAATTATATAAAAAATATCCAAATAATAAAAAATTATATTTTGATTATATAACTATATTAGGATGGGCAGGCAAATATGAAGAGGTTATTCGTTTATCAAAAGATAAGAATTTTTATAATATGCCCGATTATACTCTTGAAATTATTGCAAAGTCATATAGAAATTTAAAAGATTATAAAAAAGCTAAAAAACTATATACTCTTTGCCTGAATAAAAATCCAAATAATAAAAATTGCAGATATGGTTTAATTCTAACTTATGCAGATGCAAAAGAGAGTGATAAAGCGCTAAAAACTCTCTCAGAAATAAAAATAAAAGATTATTACTACTATTTTTTAAAAGGTTATATTTTAGAATCTAAAAGAAATTTTTTTGATGCTTTTATTAATTATCAAAAATCCTACGAATTAAACCCTAATGATAAAGATACTCTAATTGCAATTGTAAGAATTCTTGATATTTTAGGTCTTCCATATCTTGCTGAAAATTATATAAATAAAAATCCAAAAATTTTTGATAAAAATATAATTACTAGAATTAAAAAAGACCAAATTGCATTTAAAATTAGATGGGGGGAATTGATACATCCAAATATAAAAAATAGATTTAAAGAGACTGATGAAGCTTTAAAAAAACTAAATAAATTAATTTCATCTTCTAAAGCAAAAACTTTAAAAGAAGAAAATCCAAATATTTTACAAGCAAGATTTGATAAATTGGTGGCATTAAGAGATAGATATTTTATGGATGAGGTAATAAAAGAATATAAAATATTAAAAAAAGAGAAAATTAGTCTTCCATATTACTCTTTAAATGCAGTAGGAGATGCTTATTTATATAAGAGAAAACCAGAAATTGCAATAAAATTTTATGAAAAGGCTTTAGAAAAAAATCCAAAACATTTTGAAAGTAAAATAGGAAAATTTTATTGCTATGTAGAGATGTTTAAATTAAAAAAAGCTATTAAGTGGATAGATAGTGTCGATAAAAATGAGCCTATATGGATAAAAGGAAAATATGAAAATGATTATAAATTAGAAAGTACTACTTCTGCAGCATTAGCAAGATATTTTGCAGATTATATGAATGAAGCGCAGAAAAGATTTGAAAGAATGAATTCAATTGCACCTGCAAATGTTGATATAAGATCTGATAAAGCAAGTGTTTATAAAGATAGAGGTTGGCCAAGGATGGCAATTGATGAGTGTGATATTGCTCTTGCTTATGAAAAAAAACATAAAAATGCAAATCTAATAAAAGGTTTATCTTTATTAGATGCAAATAGATTTAAAAGAAGTGAAAAAATTATAAATAATCTGTATAGAGTATATCCAGAAGACCTACAAGTTCAAAGGGCAAAAAAACTTTTTAATATATATAAAAATAAAAATCAATTAATTATTGATAGTGTAATAGGTTCAAGCAGTGGTGGAAATATTGGAAATGACCATTTTTATATAGAATCTAAACTCTATTCAAAACCTATAGATTACTATTATAGAGTTTATCTAATAGGGTTTTATTCTAAATCCGATGTTGAGGAAGGAACAGAAAAATTTAAAAGAGTTGGATTGGCATTAGAGTATAAAAAGAGAGATAATATAGGAAATATTGGTTTTATAAAAAATAAAAATATAGATAAAAATGGATGGTTTGTAGATATAAAACACTATTTTAATGATATATGGATTATTTTTGCTTCTTATGAATCTTATAGTAAAGAGACTCCACTTAGAGCATTAAAAAATGGTGTTTATGCAAACAGAAAAGATTTTATTCTAACATATAGAGCTAATGAATCAAGAGAAACAAATATAGAATTTGAAAGAATGGATTTTAATGATTCTAATAATAAAAATAGTTTCAATATTAGCCATTATGAAAGATTAATAACAGGACCATTTTACAAATTAAATACTACATTTTCATTTTCAACAGCAAAATATTCAAAGCAGGATGTAATTTATTTTAGTCCAAAAAAAGATAGATATATTGGAGTAGATATTGAAAATATTTGGCATCTTTATAGAAGATATTCAAAAGCATTTTCACATGTGTTAGGATTTAGTATAGGAAATTATTGGCAAAAAGATTTTGGTTCTTCTACAGTTTGGTCTATAAGGTATGAGCATAGATGGGAGGCTGATGATAGATTTGATCTAATATATGGATTGTCACGATCAAAATCCTATTTTGACAATGATAAAGAGTATGATACATCTTTTTATTTAACCTTGGACTGGAGGTTTTAA
- the pgaD gene encoding poly-beta-1,6-N-acetyl-D-glucosamine biosynthesis protein PgaD — translation MLDLKKIIIEKPEAIDKTVSLRDKIITFIFWGALIYIFRPLFALILWILFGMHIFNPEVFNIELYDEISRFLVKNSFTIFVFAVIFITWAVYNKIMYGKLRRRKFVPKVTDKEIAEFFKVDIEKLKKWKELKYIKFKIIEKNNNFEISDSL, via the coding sequence ATGTTAGATTTAAAAAAAATTATTATAGAAAAGCCAGAAGCTATTGATAAAACGGTATCATTAAGAGATAAAATAATAACATTTATTTTCTGGGGGGCTTTAATTTATATTTTTAGACCTCTTTTTGCTTTAATATTATGGATTTTATTTGGAATGCATATTTTTAATCCAGAAGTTTTTAATATTGAGCTATATGATGAAATAAGCAGATTTTTAGTAAAAAATAGTTTTACTATTTTTGTATTTGCAGTAATTTTTATAACATGGGCAGTTTATAATAAGATTATGTATGGGAAATTACGCAGAAGAAAATTTGTACCAAAAGTAACAGATAAAGAGATTGCAGAGTTTTTTAAAGTAGATATTGAAAAATTAAAAAAATGGAAAGAATTAAAATATATAAAATTTAAAATTATTGAAAAAAATAATAATTTTGAAATTAGTGATAGCCTTTAG
- the pgaC gene encoding poly-beta-1,6-N-acetyl-D-glucosamine synthase, with translation MLYENLIANTIEQLINYSYYYPLFMAYIWMVGSIYYLFHWERKNSNTPELKEYPLVSILVPCYNEEKHIKETIEYLLETNYPNFEIIAVNDGSKDKTGEILKDLEEKYSELRVIEFETNQGKAMGLNCAAMVSKGEYLVCIDGDTILDPDAIHWMIHHFLTGPRVGAVTGNPRIRNRSTLLGKIQIGEFSAIVGMIKRAQRIYGRIFTVSGVIAAFRKTAIHQVGYWHTDMVTEDIDISWRLELNHWDIRFEPNALCWMLVPETIKGLWKQRLRWAQGGAEVIKKYFKYIFNYKNRRMWGIYLEYILSLIWAYSAVITIILWFLGYFITLPKNIQVPTLIPSVYGTFLGITFLLQFALSLIIDSKYEKGIARYYYWIIWYPFVFWIINVFTTSVGFIKAIFKKKGKRAVWESPDRGIGV, from the coding sequence ATGCTATATGAAAATTTGATAGCAAATACCATTGAACAACTAATAAATTACTCTTATTATTATCCATTATTTATGGCATATATTTGGATGGTAGGATCAATTTACTACCTATTTCATTGGGAAAGAAAAAATAGTAATACTCCAGAATTAAAAGAGTATCCTTTAGTTAGTATTTTAGTTCCCTGTTACAATGAAGAAAAACATATAAAAGAGACTATCGAATATCTATTAGAGACAAATTATCCCAATTTTGAGATTATTGCAGTAAATGATGGAAGTAAAGATAAAACCGGAGAAATATTAAAAGATTTAGAAGAAAAATATAGTGAATTAAGAGTTATAGAATTTGAAACAAATCAGGGTAAAGCAATGGGTTTAAATTGTGCTGCAATGGTTTCAAAAGGAGAATATCTTGTTTGTATAGATGGAGATACAATTTTAGACCCTGATGCAATTCACTGGATGATACATCATTTTCTAACAGGCCCTAGAGTAGGTGCTGTAACAGGAAATCCAAGAATTAGAAATAGATCAACTCTTCTTGGAAAGATTCAGATAGGCGAGTTTTCAGCAATAGTAGGAATGATTAAAAGAGCTCAAAGAATATATGGAAGAATTTTTACTGTTTCAGGTGTTATAGCTGCATTTAGAAAAACAGCAATCCATCAAGTTGGGTATTGGCATACAGATATGGTAACTGAAGATATAGATATAAGCTGGAGATTAGAACTTAATCATTGGGATATTAGATTTGAGCCAAACGCACTGTGCTGGATGTTGGTTCCTGAGACAATTAAGGGACTTTGGAAACAAAGATTAAGATGGGCTCAAGGTGGAGCTGAGGTTATAAAAAAATATTTTAAATATATTTTTAATTATAAAAATAGAAGAATGTGGGGGATATATCTGGAGTATATTTTAAGTCTGATTTGGGCATATTCAGCAGTTATTACAATAATTTTATGGTTTTTAGGATATTTTATAACTTTACCTAAAAATATCCAAGTCCCAACACTAATACCTTCGGTTTATGGAACATTTTTAGGAATAACATTTTTATTACAATTTGCTTTGAGTCTCATAATTGATTCAAAATATGAAAAAGGGATTGCAAGATATTATTATTGGATTATATGGTATCCATTTGTATTTTGGATAATAAATGTATTTACAACATCAGTAGGCTTTATAAAAGCAATATTTAAGAAAAAAGGCAAAAGAGCAGTTTGGGAAAGTCCAGATAGAGGTATAGGAGTATAA
- a CDS encoding sensor histidine kinase codes for MLPSEKKTLINFLSLYIFLTLIILSLVSFMYYDFQKNLMFSQIRPKLTEYAKDVIHRLKEMHQSLGEDLHYPRYSRFKSAIYDADYIKIFSLLENENVNLNKVIYKTGRKIHFIKEPDAYYLGTKYVIIEVDDNELWLKKVYKNIFIFGLFFIVFMGFIGYFLTKLFLKPMHNSLILLDNFIKDTTHELNTPISAILANIETIDKQNLDKKLKKKINRIEIAARTISNIYQDLTYLIMHKKIKSKIEKINLKDLILQRVSYFKILAQSKKIDFILDLQDSFLEADKKKISKMIDNIISNAIKYNRVGGKIKIALRKNYISILDTGIGIPKEKIKDIFKRYQRFNSSEGGFGIGLNIVYMIANEFHLKIEIDSEINKGTEVIIKW; via the coding sequence AAAAAAAAACATTGATAAACTTTTTATCTTTATATATATTTTTAACGCTTATAATTTTATCTCTTGTCTCATTTATGTATTATGATTTTCAAAAAAATCTTATGTTTTCTCAAATAAGACCAAAACTTACAGAATATGCAAAAGATGTTATTCATAGACTAAAAGAGATGCATCAAAGCTTGGGAGAAGACCTTCATTATCCAAGATATTCTAGATTTAAATCTGCCATTTATGATGCAGACTATATAAAAATATTTTCACTTTTAGAAAATGAAAATGTAAATTTAAATAAAGTAATATATAAAACTGGCAGAAAGATTCATTTTATAAAAGAGCCAGATGCATATTATTTAGGAACAAAATATGTAATAATTGAAGTAGATGATAATGAACTGTGGCTAAAGAAAGTTTATAAAAACATTTTCATTTTTGGTCTTTTTTTCATTGTTTTTATGGGATTCATTGGCTATTTTCTTACAAAACTTTTTTTAAAACCGATGCATAACTCCTTGATTTTGCTTGATAATTTTATAAAAGATACTACTCATGAATTAAATACCCCAATAAGCGCAATTTTAGCCAATATTGAAACTATTGATAAACAAAATTTAGATAAAAAACTCAAAAAAAAGATAAATCGTATTGAGATAGCTGCTAGAACCATTTCAAATATATATCAAGATTTAACATATCTTATAATGCATAAAAAAATAAAATCAAAGATTGAAAAAATCAATCTAAAAGATCTTATTTTACAAAGAGTATCATATTTTAAGATTTTAGCTCAATCAAAAAAAATTGATTTTATTTTGGATTTGCAAGATAGCTTTTTAGAGGCTGATAAGAAAAAGATATCAAAAATGATAGACAATATCATATCAAATGCAATAAAATATAATAGAGTTGGTGGAAAGATAAAGATAGCTCTTAGAAAAAATTATATATCCATTTTAGATACTGGCATCGGAATCCCTAAAGAAAAAATAAAAGATATATTCAAAAGATATCAAAGATTCAATAGTAGCGAGGGTGGCTTTGGAATAGGCTTAAATATTGTATATATGATAGCAAATGAGTTTCATTTAAAAATTGAAATAGACTCTGAGATAAACAAAGGAACAGAGGTAATAATAAAATGGTAA